A single genomic interval of Helianthus annuus cultivar XRQ/B chromosome 13, HanXRQr2.0-SUNRISE, whole genome shotgun sequence harbors:
- the LOC110899545 gene encoding expansin-A7, giving the protein MASFYDSWSFFCFFSIVTLIFSRFINPTAAVYHGYAPSPWTLAHATFYGDESASATMGGACGYGNLITNGYGTDTAALSSTLFSDGYACGQCYQIKCVQSPWCYSGYTTVTATNLCPPNWSQDSNNGGWCNPPRTHFDMAKPAFMKIAQWKAGIVPVMYRRVPCNAIRKGGIRFSFQGNGYWLLVYVMNVAGAGDIHQMWVKGTKTGWISMSHNWGASYQAFATLQGQALSFRLTSHTTKQTITAYNVAPANWNLGLTYQAHVNFH; this is encoded by the exons ATGGCTTCCTTTTATGATTCATGGAGCTTTTTCTGCTTCTTTAGCATTGTCACACTCATCTTCTCAAGGTTCATAAACCCTACTGCAGCTGTCTATCATGGCTACGCCCCGAGCCCATGGACCCTAGCCCACGCCACATTTTATGGCGATGAGTCTGCGTCTGCAACCATGg GGGGTGCTTGTGGATACGGAAACTTGATTACTAATGGATATGGAACCGACACAGCTGCACTGAGCTCAACACTCTTTAGTGACGGATATGCATGTGGTCAGTGCTACCAAATAAAGTGTGTCCAATCTCCATGGTGCTATAGTGGTTACACAACCGTTACCGCCACCAACCTCTGCCCACCCAACTGGTCTCAGGATTCGAACAATGGTGGGTGGTGCAACCCTCCCCGAACCCATTTCGACATGGCTAAGCCCGCGTTCATGAAAATTGCCCAATGGAAAGCTGGCATCGTCCCAGTCATGTACCGCAG GGTTCCATGCAATGCTATCAGGAAAGGTGGAATCAGATTTTCTTTTCAGGGAAATGGGTACTGGTTATTGGTGTATGTGATGAATGTTGCTGGTGCTGGTGACATCCATCAGATGTGGGTCAAAGGGACCAAGACCGGCTGGATCAGCATGAGCCATAACTGGGGCGCGTCTTACCAAGCGTTTGCAACTCTTCAGGGTCAAGCCCTATCCTTCAGGCTAACTTCACACACCACAAAACAGACCATTACGGCTTACAATGTGGCCCCGGCTAACTGGAACCTGGGGTTGACGTACCAAGCCCATGTCAATTTCCATTGA